In one Gadus morhua chromosome 7, gadMor3.0, whole genome shotgun sequence genomic region, the following are encoded:
- the vdac1 gene encoding non-selective voltage-gated ion channel VDAC1, with the protein MAVPPTYVDLGKSAKDVFTKGYGFGLIKLDLKTKSENGLEFNSTGSANTETSKVSGSLETKYKWAEHGLTLTEKWNTDNTLGTEITLEDQLAKGLKLTFDSSFSPNTGKKSGKIKSAYKREHVNVGCDVDYDINGTAVHGAAVVGFEGWLAGYQMTFEAGRNRVTQSNFAVGYKTEEFQLHTNVNDGTEFGGSIYQKVNSQLETAVNLAWTAGNSNTRFGIAAKYQIDADAAFSAKVNNSSLVGLGYTQTLKPGIKLTLSALLDGKNINAGGHKIGLGLEFQA; encoded by the exons atGGCCGTACCTCCTACCTACGTTGACCTTGGAAAGTCCGCCAAGGATGTTTTCACTAAGGGATATG GCTTTGGTCTCATCAAGCTGGACTTGAAGACGAAGTCTGAGAATGGACTG gAGTTCAACAGCACCGGCTCTGCCAACACAGAGACCAGCAAGGTGTCCGGTTCCTTGGAGACCAAGTACAAGTGGGCAGAGCACGGCCTGACCCTCACAGAGAAGTGGAACACGGACAACACCCTAGGCACTGAGATCACCCTGGAGGACCAG CTGGCTAAGGGGCTGAAGCTGACCTTTGACTCCTCCTTCTCGCCCAATACTGG cAAGAAGAGCGGCAAGATCAAGTCTGCTTACAAGCGGGAGCACGTCAACGTTGGCTGCGACGTGGACTACGACATCAACGGCACAGCGGTCCATGGTGCAGCGGTGGTTGGCTTCGAGGGCTGGCTGGCGGGCTACCAGATGACCTTTGAGGCCGGCCGCAACCGCGTCACCCAGAGCAACTTTGCCGTGGGATACAAGACCGAAGAGTTCCAGCTGCACACAAATGT gaACGACGGCACCGAGTTCGGTGGCTCCATCTACCAGAAGGTCAACAGTCAGCTGGAGACGGCCGTCAACCTGGCTTGGACCGCCGGGAACAGCAACACCCGCTTCGGCATCGCCGCCAAGTACCAGATTGATGCCGACGCAGCCTTCTCT GCTAAAGTGAACAACTCTAGTCTGGTGGGCCTGGGCTACACACAGACTCTGAAGCCAG GCATCAAGCTgaccctctctgctctcctggaCGGGAAGAACATCAACGCCGGGGGCCACAAGATTGGCCTTGGCCTGGAGTTCCAGGCATAG
- the c7h5orf15 gene encoding keratinocyte-associated transmembrane protein 2 isoform X1 — protein sequence MATCRKMVLGRRSLYALSICITLQLFTQCSLSAPTNNSSDEVVLPGSNDTHEEPTPDGDTKKPEPDAGQTTANAGPVLTATALSAQTSSSTLDDHHLTTPLKPIPANPVTVQSPETRAVVMDESDGSKSENKKEEVLKTPPELSTTLPTADAETGRDTSAPEAPPTTPTTNTTTTTTTPTTTTTPTTTTTPTTTTATTTTPTTTTATAPKITEPTAKEQPPAPATESQPSTTDGPSPTEQNTAPQMFPTLGDPAEPDSSDTTEEYDDDEGNIYGNHLPSESRYRLPDHDTDRTNDQGKELEGNHDRAPGQGYMATEDQDSHFFFHLVILAFLVAIVYITYHNKRKILLLAQSRRWRDSLCSRNTVEYHRLDQNVNEAMPSLKMTQDYIF from the exons ATGGCGACGTGTAGGAAGATGGTACTCGGCAGGAGAAGCCTCTACGCTCTTTCTATTTGTATTACTCTACAACTGTTCACTCAATGTTCTCTATCGGCCCCCACAAACAATTCCTCTGACG AAGTTGTCCTTCCTGGGTCAAATGATACCCACGAAGAACCGACACCCGACGGGGATACAAAAAAACCAGAACCCGACGCAGGACAGACGACAGCCAACGCCGGCCCCGTGCTCACGGCAACAGCCTTGTCTGCTCAGACTAGTTCCTCTACGCTGGATGACCATCATCTGACCACGCCCCTCAAACCAATCCCAGCCAATCCTGTCACAGTCCAGTCCCCTGAGACACGCGCGGTGGTAATGGATGAGTCAGATGGCTCCAAATCAGAGAACAAAAAGGAGGAAGTGCTGAAGACACCACCGGAGCTTTCCACAACCCTCCCTACTGCGGACGCCGAGACTGGCCGAGACACGAGTGCTCCAgaggctcctcccaccacccccaccaccaacaccaccactaccactaccacccccaccaccactaccacccccaccaccactaccacccccaccaccaccactgccaccactaccacccccaccaccaccactgccactGCTCCAAAAATCACCGAGCCCACCGCGAAAGAGCAGCCCCCAGCCCCTGCCACAGAGTCCCAGCCCTCCACTACTGacggcccctcccccacagagCAGAACACGGCCCCCCAGATGTTCCCGACCCTCGGGGACCCGGCAGAACCAGACTCCTCCGACACCACAGAAGAATACGACGACGACGAGGGGAATATCTATGGGAACCACCTCCCTAGTGAAAGCAGGTACCGGCTGCCAGACCATGACACAGATAGAACCAACGACCAGGGCAAGGAGCTGGAGGGGAACCATGACCGGGCACCGGGGCAGGGCTACATGGCCACGGAGGACCAGGACTCCCACTTCTTCTTCCACCTGGTGATCCTGGCCTTCCTGGTTGCCATCGTCTACATAACCTACCACAACAAGAGAAAG ATCCTACTTTTGGCCCAGAGTCGCCGCTGGAGGGACAGCTTGTGCTCCCGCAACACGGTGGAGTACCACCGGCTGGACCAGAACGTCAACGAGGCCATGCCCTCCCTCAAGATGACACAGGACTACATCTTTTGA
- the c7h5orf15 gene encoding keratinocyte-associated transmembrane protein 2 isoform X2, which yields MATCRKMVLGRRSLYALSICITLQLFTQCSLSAPTNNSSDVVLPGSNDTHEEPTPDGDTKKPEPDAGQTTANAGPVLTATALSAQTSSSTLDDHHLTTPLKPIPANPVTVQSPETRAVVMDESDGSKSENKKEEVLKTPPELSTTLPTADAETGRDTSAPEAPPTTPTTNTTTTTTTPTTTTTPTTTTTPTTTTATTTTPTTTTATAPKITEPTAKEQPPAPATESQPSTTDGPSPTEQNTAPQMFPTLGDPAEPDSSDTTEEYDDDEGNIYGNHLPSESRYRLPDHDTDRTNDQGKELEGNHDRAPGQGYMATEDQDSHFFFHLVILAFLVAIVYITYHNKRKILLLAQSRRWRDSLCSRNTVEYHRLDQNVNEAMPSLKMTQDYIF from the exons ATGGCGACGTGTAGGAAGATGGTACTCGGCAGGAGAAGCCTCTACGCTCTTTCTATTTGTATTACTCTACAACTGTTCACTCAATGTTCTCTATCGGCCCCCACAAACAATTCCTCTGACG TTGTCCTTCCTGGGTCAAATGATACCCACGAAGAACCGACACCCGACGGGGATACAAAAAAACCAGAACCCGACGCAGGACAGACGACAGCCAACGCCGGCCCCGTGCTCACGGCAACAGCCTTGTCTGCTCAGACTAGTTCCTCTACGCTGGATGACCATCATCTGACCACGCCCCTCAAACCAATCCCAGCCAATCCTGTCACAGTCCAGTCCCCTGAGACACGCGCGGTGGTAATGGATGAGTCAGATGGCTCCAAATCAGAGAACAAAAAGGAGGAAGTGCTGAAGACACCACCGGAGCTTTCCACAACCCTCCCTACTGCGGACGCCGAGACTGGCCGAGACACGAGTGCTCCAgaggctcctcccaccacccccaccaccaacaccaccactaccactaccacccccaccaccactaccacccccaccaccactaccacccccaccaccaccactgccaccactaccacccccaccaccaccactgccactGCTCCAAAAATCACCGAGCCCACCGCGAAAGAGCAGCCCCCAGCCCCTGCCACAGAGTCCCAGCCCTCCACTACTGacggcccctcccccacagagCAGAACACGGCCCCCCAGATGTTCCCGACCCTCGGGGACCCGGCAGAACCAGACTCCTCCGACACCACAGAAGAATACGACGACGACGAGGGGAATATCTATGGGAACCACCTCCCTAGTGAAAGCAGGTACCGGCTGCCAGACCATGACACAGATAGAACCAACGACCAGGGCAAGGAGCTGGAGGGGAACCATGACCGGGCACCGGGGCAGGGCTACATGGCCACGGAGGACCAGGACTCCCACTTCTTCTTCCACCTGGTGATCCTGGCCTTCCTGGTTGCCATCGTCTACATAACCTACCACAACAAGAGAAAG ATCCTACTTTTGGCCCAGAGTCGCCGCTGGAGGGACAGCTTGTGCTCCCGCAACACGGTGGAGTACCACCGGCTGGACCAGAACGTCAACGAGGCCATGCCCTCCCTCAAGATGACACAGGACTACATCTTTTGA